The genome window GACGACAACAACAACAGCGACAACGACTTCCCACGGAATCCGCCTCCCTCCGCCTCGCCGGACGACCTGCGCCGCCACGGCAATCGCCTGCGCGACGAGGCTTCCCTCTACCTGCGCCAGCACGCCCACAATCCGCTGGACTGGTATCCGTGGGGTCCCGAAGCCCTGGAACGCGCCCGCACCGAGAACAGGCCGGTCTTCCTGAGCATCGGCTACTCGTCGTGCCACTGGTGCCACGTCATGGAGCACGAGGTCTTCGAGGACGACGAGGTCGCCGCCTTCATGAACGCCCACTTCGTGAGCATCAAGGTCGACCGGGAGGAGCGCCCCGACCTGGACAGCGTGTACATGGACGCCGTGCAGGCCATGACCGGACGCGGCGGCTGGCCCATGTCGGTCTTTCTCACGCCCGACCTCAAACCGTTCCACGGCGGCACCTACATTCCCCGCGACCACTTCCTGCAACTCGTCCGGCAGATCGACGAGGTGCTCCGCACCCGGCGCGCCGACGTGGAACGCCAGGCCGACCAGGTGACGGATCACATCGCCGCCGCGCTGCCCGCCGGTCCGGCCCCGGCCGACGCCGCCCTCGACGCGAGCCTGATCGATCGCGCCGTGGCCCGCGCCGGCGAGGTGTACGACGCCGTCAACGGCGGCTTCCAGCAGCAGCAGAAGTTCCCCACCCCGGTCAAGTGGCGCTTCCTGCTGCACCGGCATCGCCGCCGGAACGACCCGGACACGGCCGCCCGCGTCGCCCACACCCTCGAGGCCATGCAGGGCGGCGGCCTCCAGGACCACGTGGGCGGAGGCTTCCACCGCTACACGGTCGACCACCGCTGGACCGTCCCCCACTTCGAGAAGATGCTGTACGACAACGCCCAGCTCGCGGCCCTGTACCTCGAGGGCGGCGCCGCCCTCGACCGGCCCGACTTCACAGCGACCGGCCTGGACACCCTCGACTTCCTGATGCGCGAGATGCAGGACCCGGCGGGCGGCTTCTACGGCAGCTTCGACGCCGACAGCGGCGGTGAGGAGGGCACCTACTACGTGTGGTCGCCGGCCGATCTGGCGGCCGCCGTGGGCGAGGCCGACGCGGCGATCCTCGCCGACGTGCTCGGCGTCGACGAGAGGGGCAACTTCGAAGGCACGGGCGCGAGCGTGCTCACCCGCCGGCACGACCTGGGCCGGATCGCCGCCCGCCACGGCCGCAACCTCGAGGACGTCGCCGCGCTCTTCCCCCGCCACCGCACGGCCCTGCGGGCCTTCCGCGACCAGCGCACCCCGCCCGGCCTGGACCGCAAGATCATCACCTCGTGGAACGGCCTGACCATCGCGGCCCTCGTCCTCGGCTACGCCGCCACGGGCAGCACCCGCTACCTCGACGGCGCCCGCCGGGCCGCCGACCACCTCCTGGCCCGGCACCGTCGCGCCGACGGC of bacterium contains these proteins:
- a CDS encoding thioredoxin domain-containing protein, whose protein sequence is MSDDNNNSDNDFPRNPPPSASPDDLRRHGNRLRDEASLYLRQHAHNPLDWYPWGPEALERARTENRPVFLSIGYSSCHWCHVMEHEVFEDDEVAAFMNAHFVSIKVDREERPDLDSVYMDAVQAMTGRGGWPMSVFLTPDLKPFHGGTYIPRDHFLQLVRQIDEVLRTRRADVERQADQVTDHIAAALPAGPAPADAALDASLIDRAVARAGEVYDAVNGGFQQQQKFPTPVKWRFLLHRHRRRNDPDTAARVAHTLEAMQGGGLQDHVGGGFHRYTVDHRWTVPHFEKMLYDNAQLAALYLEGGAALDRPDFTATGLDTLDFLMREMQDPAGGFYGSFDADSGGEEGTYYVWSPADLAAAVGEADAAILADVLGVDERGNFEGTGASVLTRRHDLGRIAARHGRNLEDVAALFPRHRTALRAFRDQRTPPGLDRKIITSWNGLTIAALVLGYAATGSTRYLDGARRAADHLLARHRRADGTLCRATSEGRAAGEGVLDDYAFLADGLVDLFQYGGDPRHLAAARELIDFARVDFARDDGPGYHLSGRRADAPLGRTVDYFDSVIPSGNAVMVRNLVRLAALTGESGYRDEAVAILSGWHDLLRRGGLELAGWLDAQLLVAGPCLDVVIAGDPDDDGTAALLRTYRKVMPAHAVLARVPAAGAPDDLLALAPALAGKAARDGRATAYVCEHGACRAPTPDPREFELQLRGAGGR